Proteins from a genomic interval of Paenibacillus sp. FSL R5-0623:
- a CDS encoding LysR family transcriptional regulator, translated as MDAGDLKIFQAVAREGSISKAALALNYVQSNVTTRIKQLETQLQVPLFHRSNRGMSLTPAGENLLGYADRILELLHEAEQATQVGNPPAGMLRLGAIETAASTFLTPLLAEYTSCYPEVQHSLVTGGTHELNQKVIQHELHGALIYGPIDHPELNYMKMYDEELVLIAEPGVHEMYTLLSRPMLFFEIGCTHRDQAESFLKDQGIHTLNIMEYGTLDTILNGVSAGLGVSLLPRSSVTKAELRGEIAVLSLPDPYCRLEVGFVYPRGEHISSALSALVEIITVPEL; from the coding sequence ATGGATGCAGGTGATTTGAAAATATTTCAGGCGGTTGCCCGCGAAGGTAGTATCAGTAAAGCTGCACTCGCACTCAATTATGTGCAGTCCAATGTAACCACACGAATTAAGCAGTTGGAGACTCAACTGCAAGTACCGCTATTTCATCGTTCCAATCGGGGGATGTCGCTCACACCAGCGGGCGAGAACCTGCTTGGGTATGCGGATAGAATATTGGAATTATTACATGAAGCAGAGCAGGCCACGCAAGTGGGTAACCCACCAGCTGGCATGCTTCGTCTGGGTGCCATAGAGACAGCAGCTTCTACTTTTCTGACGCCGCTCTTGGCTGAATATACTTCATGCTACCCGGAAGTACAGCATTCGCTTGTCACGGGTGGGACCCATGAACTGAACCAGAAGGTCATTCAACATGAATTGCATGGTGCCTTAATATATGGCCCGATTGATCATCCTGAGCTGAACTACATGAAGATGTATGACGAGGAATTGGTGTTGATCGCTGAACCTGGAGTACATGAGATGTACACGTTATTGTCCAGGCCGATGTTGTTTTTTGAGATCGGATGCACTCATCGCGATCAGGCGGAATCCTTTTTGAAAGATCAGGGTATCCACACGCTTAACATCATGGAATATGGAACACTGGACACGATTCTGAATGGGGTATCTGCCGGGCTCGGCGTATCATTGCTACCACGTTCTTCGGTTACCAAAGCAGAATTAAGAGGCGAGATCGCGGTGTTATCTTTGCCCGATCCTTATTGCCGGTTGGAAGTAGGATTTGTGTATCCCCGTGGTGAACATATATCTAGTGCGCTCAGCGCTTTGGTTGAGATTATTACAGTACCAGAACTATAA
- a CDS encoding beta-eliminating lyase-related protein: MTLEDTTLTLADAFNQVDFIVGGHGSRQVKVLQNVLDQIDGELFSDHYGNGPIIEDFQQQMADVLGKESAVFFPSGTMAQQIALRIWCDRKDVKRVAYHPLCHLEIHEEDGLKELHQIESILLADKDRLIRLEDVQALDQDIACLLLELPQREIGGQLPAYEELEAISAYCRERGIKLHLDGARLFEITPYYEKTPAEICSLFDTVYVSFYKGIGGIAGAILAGDPDVMQESKVWKRRHGGDLIGLYPYILSSQYYFNERIGKMELYYEQAQELASLLNACHGIQTLPEVPVSNMFHVHFALAAAEVEPILVQMAQQYGIGMTSYLNKTSGNSCAFELSTGDRYEKVPQDKLRAALEWLDQELRKQVR, encoded by the coding sequence ATGACTTTGGAGGATACTACGTTAACATTGGCTGATGCCTTTAATCAGGTAGATTTTATTGTGGGCGGTCATGGCAGTCGCCAAGTGAAGGTACTTCAGAACGTATTGGACCAGATTGATGGGGAGTTGTTCAGTGACCACTACGGCAACGGCCCCATTATTGAAGATTTTCAGCAACAGATGGCTGACGTTCTTGGGAAGGAATCCGCGGTATTTTTCCCAAGTGGAACGATGGCGCAGCAGATTGCATTACGGATCTGGTGTGACCGCAAAGATGTAAAACGAGTAGCTTATCACCCTCTGTGTCATCTGGAAATCCATGAGGAAGACGGACTGAAAGAGTTGCATCAGATTGAATCAATTTTACTTGCGGACAAGGATCGTTTGATTCGTTTGGAAGATGTACAAGCGCTTGATCAGGACATTGCCTGTCTGCTGTTAGAACTGCCACAACGTGAGATTGGTGGGCAATTGCCAGCGTATGAAGAGTTGGAAGCGATCTCGGCCTATTGCCGTGAACGCGGGATTAAGCTGCATCTGGACGGGGCACGCCTGTTTGAGATCACTCCTTATTATGAGAAGACGCCTGCGGAGATTTGCAGTCTGTTTGATACGGTGTATGTTTCCTTTTACAAAGGCATTGGAGGTATTGCGGGGGCCATATTGGCGGGTGATCCGGATGTGATGCAAGAATCGAAAGTATGGAAACGTCGGCACGGCGGAGATCTGATTGGCCTGTATCCGTATATTCTGAGTTCTCAGTATTATTTCAATGAACGGATTGGCAAAATGGAGCTGTATTACGAGCAGGCTCAAGAACTCGCCTCCCTACTGAATGCGTGTCACGGAATACAAACCTTACCCGAGGTGCCGGTATCCAATATGTTCCATGTGCACTTTGCGCTCGCTGCGGCCGAAGTTGAACCAATTCTGGTGCAAATGGCTCAGCAGTATGGCATAGGAATGACTTCATATCTGAACAAAACAAGTGGAAACAGCTGTGCCTTTGAACTGTCTACGGGTGATCGTTATGAGAAAGTTCCTCAGGACAAGCTGCGTGCAGCACTGGAATGGCTGGATCAAGAGTTGCGTAAACAGGTGAGATAA
- a CDS encoding SMI1/KNR4 family protein, with product MTSIELEPIRDLLVKAYDTTMGEGCTPERQESIEDFEQKHNVRLPGAYRALLLEFGACNFGDPALYSVKELSWAYTDFLEVYREVEKEYELPADLQPFPIGGFGEGSTAILDQSSGKIMMLIHDAGETPLREIAVDFNELMTMLAESAIWVQEQMN from the coding sequence ATGACGTCAATAGAATTGGAACCGATTCGTGATCTTTTGGTGAAGGCTTACGATACAACAATGGGAGAAGGGTGTACTCCTGAGAGGCAAGAGAGTATTGAGGATTTTGAGCAAAAGCATAATGTGAGACTGCCCGGAGCGTATCGTGCACTTTTGCTTGAATTCGGTGCATGTAACTTCGGCGACCCTGCCTTGTATTCGGTGAAAGAACTGAGCTGGGCTTATACTGATTTTTTGGAAGTATACCGTGAAGTTGAGAAAGAATACGAGCTGCCAGCTGACCTCCAGCCTTTCCCGATTGGTGGATTTGGTGAAGGAAGTACGGCTATACTGGATCAAAGTTCAGGAAAGATAATGATGTTGATTCACGATGCAGGGGAAACTCCTCTGCGGGAGATTGCTGTGGATTTTAATGAATTAATGACAATGCTGGCTGAGTCGGCAATCTGGGTTCAGGAACAAATGAATTAA
- a CDS encoding LysR family transcriptional regulator has product MDIRKLRYFITVAEELHFHRAAEKLNMTQPPLSQQIQNLEEELGVKLLERTRKMVRLTPAGAVFLEQARLIMAQLERSIQLTQKADQGIFGHITIAFVDSASGSIMVDVLRKFRAAYPQIELTLLEMTSSQQLQALEDGQIHIGFLRYKEDTRHVSFRPCQMETLIAVLPDHHPLASQTQVSIRELADEDFILFPRHLGSPFHRLVLDYCREHGVDPRITQEAIQMYTIVNLVAAGMGISIVPSSVDVFQRKGIVFLPLEENPPSVPLYTAWRTDMNQEVVSRFMNFVEGGI; this is encoded by the coding sequence ATGGATATTCGAAAGTTAAGATACTTTATCACCGTGGCAGAAGAACTTCATTTCCACCGTGCAGCGGAAAAATTAAACATGACGCAACCACCGCTGAGCCAGCAAATTCAGAATCTGGAGGAAGAGCTTGGCGTGAAGCTGTTGGAGCGCACGAGGAAAATGGTTCGTCTCACCCCGGCAGGTGCCGTATTTCTGGAACAGGCAAGACTGATCATGGCCCAGCTCGAACGATCCATTCAGCTTACACAAAAGGCAGATCAGGGCATCTTCGGGCATATAACCATAGCCTTTGTGGATTCGGCTTCGGGGAGCATTATGGTGGATGTTCTTAGGAAATTTCGCGCTGCGTATCCGCAGATTGAATTGACGCTGCTTGAGATGACTTCGTCCCAACAATTGCAGGCACTGGAAGACGGACAGATCCATATTGGATTTTTGCGATATAAGGAAGATACTCGTCATGTCTCGTTCCGCCCCTGTCAGATGGAAACGTTGATTGCCGTATTGCCAGATCATCACCCGTTGGCTTCTCAGACTCAAGTTTCAATTCGAGAACTGGCGGATGAAGATTTTATTTTATTCCCAAGGCATCTGGGTTCTCCGTTCCATCGTCTCGTTTTGGATTACTGCAGGGAGCATGGCGTAGACCCTCGAATTACACAGGAAGCGATCCAGATGTATACGATTGTGAATCTCGTTGCGGCGGGCATGGGCATTTCTATTGTTCCTTCTTCGGTGGATGTGTTCCAGCGGAAGGGGATAGTCTTTCTTCCATTAGAAGAAAATCCGCCCTCCGTACCGTTGTACACGGCATGGCGGACGGATATGAATCAGGAAGTGGTATCACGTTTTATGAACTTTGTTGAGGGGGGAATATGA
- a CDS encoding aldo/keto reductase family protein has protein sequence MEYRKLGNSGLTVSEISLGNWITHGAQVEDGIAEACVQAALEAGITTFDTADVYSNTKAESVLGQALKDIRRESIELCTKVCHPTGTGHNDRGLSRKHIMEACNGSLQRLQTDYIDVYYAHRYDYNTPLEETFLAFSDLVRQGKVHYIGVSEWNADQIARGAALARELHVPFIASQPQYSMLWRVIEQEVIPASDQAGLGQITWSPLAQGILSGKYAPNEALPTGSRAAAEAGAPFFNKLAGQWLREDVLTAVQQLVPLAKEIGLTLPQLAVAWVLQHTYVSSVIIGASRPEQVLENVKASGVKLDPAIMTRIDEILNPWIERYPSKTG, from the coding sequence ATGGAATATCGCAAATTAGGAAACAGTGGATTAACCGTCAGTGAGATTTCACTCGGCAACTGGATTACGCATGGAGCGCAAGTCGAGGATGGAATAGCAGAAGCTTGTGTTCAAGCCGCATTGGAGGCAGGTATTACCACATTTGATACCGCAGATGTGTACTCCAATACCAAGGCAGAATCCGTACTGGGACAGGCACTTAAGGATATACGAAGAGAAAGTATTGAACTATGCACCAAAGTCTGTCACCCAACCGGCACAGGTCATAATGACCGCGGACTTTCACGTAAACACATCATGGAAGCCTGCAATGGTTCATTACAACGGTTACAGACGGATTATATTGATGTCTATTACGCTCACCGTTATGATTACAATACTCCGCTGGAAGAGACGTTTCTGGCATTCTCCGATTTGGTGCGTCAGGGCAAAGTTCACTACATTGGTGTAAGTGAATGGAACGCAGATCAGATTGCACGAGGAGCCGCTTTGGCGCGGGAACTTCATGTCCCCTTCATTGCAAGTCAGCCCCAATATTCAATGTTATGGCGCGTGATTGAGCAAGAAGTGATACCTGCAAGCGACCAAGCAGGACTTGGACAGATTACATGGTCACCTCTGGCTCAGGGCATACTATCAGGCAAGTATGCGCCTAACGAAGCATTGCCCACCGGATCACGCGCAGCTGCTGAGGCAGGAGCACCCTTTTTCAATAAACTGGCTGGTCAGTGGTTACGTGAAGATGTTCTTACCGCTGTGCAACAACTTGTTCCACTCGCTAAAGAGATTGGTCTAACTCTTCCTCAACTCGCTGTTGCATGGGTTCTTCAGCATACGTATGTCAGTTCCGTCATAATCGGTGCATCCCGGCCGGAGCAGGTATTGGAAAATGTAAAAGCCTCCGGTGTGAAACTGGACCCTGCGATCATGACTCGTATTGATGAAATATTGAATCCATGGATTGAGCGTTATCCAAGCAAGACGGGATAG
- a CDS encoding PocR ligand-binding domain-containing protein — MIKEYLHINKILDLNKWKRLQDSLATVTKLAILTVDYKGIPITSHSSCQAFCQNVRKDPELLPYCQKCDSRGGLEAVRLNEPYVYLCHFNIIDIAIPITIDGKYIGAVLAGQVKLADPEKGSELEQIVTSKNVPMHAAKLEELKDEYAQLPVMTYEEIVKISNMLSLLCNYIVEEALNKNLLVEMFEKASGNQETLNLSTILPGYSIRNIESIKKEMTNAIADAYLKNSPSDAESSSPVLQPAFEYIHSHKSEQVSLKQMADLCHLSPSYFSRLFAKETGENFTTYLAKLKIKWAKQLLEVTDMPVSQISDELGFNESGYFIKIFKKFEEITPALYRKYIQEKM, encoded by the coding sequence ATGATTAAAGAATATCTGCATATCAATAAAATCCTGGATCTTAATAAATGGAAGCGTCTACAAGATTCTCTCGCAACAGTAACCAAACTGGCGATCCTCACCGTTGATTATAAAGGCATTCCCATAACCAGCCACAGCAGCTGTCAGGCTTTCTGCCAGAATGTGCGTAAAGACCCCGAGCTTCTACCCTACTGTCAAAAATGTGATTCACGTGGCGGTCTGGAAGCCGTTCGGTTGAATGAGCCCTATGTATATCTATGCCATTTCAATATCATTGATATCGCGATTCCAATTACGATTGATGGCAAATATATCGGCGCTGTCTTGGCAGGACAAGTGAAACTTGCCGATCCGGAAAAGGGTAGCGAGTTGGAGCAAATTGTCACGTCCAAAAACGTACCCATGCATGCAGCCAAGCTGGAGGAATTAAAGGACGAATACGCCCAGCTGCCTGTGATGACCTATGAAGAGATTGTGAAAATCTCCAACATGTTATCCCTGCTCTGCAACTACATTGTGGAAGAAGCACTCAACAAAAATCTGTTAGTTGAAATGTTCGAGAAAGCTTCAGGTAATCAGGAGACTCTAAACCTCTCCACCATTCTGCCCGGGTACTCCATTCGTAATATCGAGTCGATCAAAAAAGAGATGACCAATGCGATCGCAGATGCCTATCTCAAAAACAGCCCAAGTGATGCGGAAAGCTCCAGCCCGGTACTTCAGCCTGCTTTTGAATACATTCACAGTCACAAGAGTGAACAAGTTTCACTCAAACAAATGGCCGATCTATGCCACCTGAGTCCGAGTTATTTCAGCAGGCTGTTTGCCAAGGAAACGGGCGAGAACTTTACCACCTACCTGGCAAAACTCAAGATTAAGTGGGCCAAACAATTGCTGGAGGTCACCGACATGCCTGTCTCACAGATCAGTGATGAGCTGGGATTTAATGAATCGGGATATTTTATCAAAATATTCAAAAAGTTTGAGGAAATTACGCCTGCTCTCTATCGCAAATACATCCAGGAGAAAATGTAG
- a CDS encoding glycerol dehydrogenase: protein MRKAFISPTKYVQGEDELLNLGYFVKSFGESALLIAHPDDVQRVKAKLDATAEKFNITFVESGFKGECSREEVARLQAIAKEKGCDSTIGLGGGKAIDAAKCVAEGEALIICPTIAATDAPTSHSAVLYTPDGSFDDYAYFKQSPSVVLVDTTVIANAPTRFLVSGMGDALSTYFEARATAKSYSRVNASLPMGSREGYTPSAVGTNAALALAKLCYEMLLTDGAKAKVASDSNVVTQALENIIETNILLSGLGFESGGLAAAHAIHNGLTVLEGTHHFFHGEKVSFGTIAQLVLENAPTEELHEVMDFCLEVGLPISLADIGVDTISQEELLKVAEIACIPEESIHAMPFPITVPEVAAAIAAADRMGREYKAARREAK from the coding sequence ATGAGAAAAGCATTTATCAGCCCAACCAAATATGTACAAGGCGAAGACGAATTGTTGAACCTGGGGTACTTTGTTAAATCCTTCGGAGAATCTGCCCTGCTGATTGCACATCCGGATGATGTACAGCGTGTCAAAGCAAAGCTTGATGCAACAGCTGAGAAATTCAATATTACATTTGTTGAAAGCGGTTTTAAAGGGGAATGTTCCCGTGAGGAAGTTGCTCGTCTGCAAGCGATCGCGAAGGAAAAAGGATGTGACTCTACCATCGGTCTTGGTGGCGGTAAAGCCATTGATGCAGCTAAATGTGTAGCAGAAGGCGAAGCACTGATCATCTGCCCAACGATTGCGGCAACAGACGCACCGACAAGTCACTCCGCTGTGTTGTACACACCGGATGGTTCTTTTGATGACTATGCTTACTTCAAACAAAGCCCGAGTGTGGTTCTTGTCGATACAACGGTAATCGCCAATGCACCAACACGTTTCCTCGTATCCGGTATGGGAGATGCGCTCTCTACATACTTCGAAGCAAGAGCAACAGCGAAATCCTATTCCCGTGTAAACGCAAGTCTGCCAATGGGTTCCCGTGAAGGATACACACCATCAGCAGTAGGTACCAATGCGGCACTTGCACTGGCAAAACTGTGTTATGAAATGCTGCTGACTGACGGTGCAAAAGCGAAAGTGGCGAGTGACAGCAACGTCGTGACACAAGCGCTGGAAAATATCATTGAAACGAACATTCTCTTGTCTGGTCTTGGATTCGAAAGTGGCGGTCTGGCTGCGGCACATGCGATCCACAACGGTTTGACTGTTCTGGAGGGTACACATCATTTCTTCCACGGTGAAAAAGTATCCTTCGGTACGATTGCACAACTCGTGCTTGAAAATGCACCAACCGAAGAGCTGCATGAAGTCATGGACTTCTGTCTCGAAGTGGGACTGCCGATCAGCTTGGCGGATATCGGTGTAGATACGATTAGTCAGGAAGAGTTGTTAAAAGTGGCAGAGATCGCTTGTATTCCGGAAGAATCCATTCACGCTATGCCGTTCCCAATCACTGTTCCTGAAGTGGCTGCTGCCATTGCAGCGGCTGACCGCATGGGCCGTGAGTACAAAGCAGCACGCCGGGAGGCCAAATAA
- the dhaK gene encoding dihydroxyacetone kinase subunit DhaK, whose translation MKKIINQAEHVVMEMCNGIALAHPELEFLKKYKVIKRREIQADKVSLISGGGSGHEPAHAGYVGKGMLDAAVCGDVFASPSQIQVYQAIKATASNKGTLLIIKNYSGDMMNFKNAAHLAEEDGIDVQYVRVEDDIAVQDSLYTVGRRGVAGTVLVHKIAGAAAEEGRSLADVKSVAEKAAQNVRSIGFGFTSCTVPAKGTPTFEIAEDEMEFGVGIHGEPGIRREKIVSADELAGRMVEALLADMKLDTDASAEIAVLVNGFGATPLQELYLLNNSVQRELAGHAGLKVATTFVGNYMTSIDMAGASVTILKLDEELKTLLFKESDTPAFKVSGPPAAQVAYSEALEAVVGEDAPVSYEVETDASAAVIQGNQFSLDNVVYLIDKMGEIIIKNEVPFCELDSHAGDGDFGMSVAKGFRQLKREWNHIINEDKKDIGSFLDACSLVIMEYCGGASGPIWGSAFRAAGKAVGDKQQLNVAEFAEMIHAAVQGIQSTGERSFGRGAVVGDKTLIDALVPCADSWTQSAESGDDFKTAFAKGAAAAVEGAKKTEDIVARMGRAGAVGDRSLGYPDAGAYALGVIFTELSESMK comes from the coding sequence ATGAAGAAAATTATTAACCAAGCTGAACATGTTGTTATGGAAATGTGTAACGGGATTGCGCTTGCACACCCGGAGCTTGAATTTCTGAAAAAATATAAAGTCATCAAACGCAGAGAGATCCAGGCGGATAAAGTCAGCCTGATCAGTGGTGGCGGCAGTGGACATGAACCGGCTCACGCTGGTTATGTAGGGAAAGGCATGCTTGATGCAGCGGTATGTGGAGATGTATTCGCATCTCCTTCCCAAATCCAGGTGTATCAAGCGATCAAGGCAACAGCCAGCAACAAGGGTACACTTCTGATCATCAAGAACTACAGCGGCGACATGATGAACTTCAAAAATGCAGCGCATCTGGCTGAAGAAGATGGCATCGACGTACAGTATGTGCGTGTTGAGGATGACATTGCTGTACAAGACAGCTTGTATACCGTTGGACGTCGCGGCGTTGCCGGTACCGTACTGGTTCACAAAATTGCCGGAGCAGCAGCGGAGGAAGGCCGCAGTCTGGCAGATGTGAAATCCGTTGCCGAGAAAGCAGCTCAGAACGTGCGCAGTATTGGTTTTGGATTCACATCTTGTACCGTGCCAGCTAAAGGCACGCCTACATTCGAAATTGCTGAAGATGAGATGGAATTCGGCGTAGGGATTCATGGTGAGCCAGGCATTCGCCGGGAGAAAATCGTATCGGCTGATGAATTGGCAGGACGTATGGTCGAAGCATTGCTTGCCGATATGAAGCTGGATACTGATGCTTCTGCTGAGATTGCGGTGCTCGTGAATGGTTTTGGTGCAACACCACTGCAAGAACTGTACCTGCTCAACAATTCCGTGCAGCGTGAGCTTGCTGGACATGCAGGTCTGAAGGTCGCTACTACGTTTGTAGGCAACTACATGACAAGTATCGATATGGCGGGTGCATCGGTTACGATCCTGAAACTGGATGAGGAACTAAAAACGCTGTTGTTCAAGGAAAGTGATACACCTGCATTTAAAGTATCCGGCCCTCCAGCAGCACAAGTGGCGTATTCCGAAGCGCTGGAAGCTGTTGTTGGTGAAGACGCTCCCGTATCTTACGAAGTGGAGACGGATGCATCAGCTGCTGTCATCCAAGGCAATCAATTTTCACTGGACAATGTCGTCTATCTGATCGATAAAATGGGTGAGATTATCATCAAGAACGAGGTACCGTTCTGTGAACTGGATTCCCATGCCGGTGATGGCGATTTCGGTATGAGTGTGGCAAAAGGCTTCCGCCAGTTGAAACGCGAATGGAATCACATCATCAACGAAGATAAAAAAGACATCGGATCGTTCCTTGATGCATGTTCCTTGGTCATCATGGAATATTGTGGCGGCGCATCCGGCCCGATCTGGGGTTCGGCATTCCGTGCGGCTGGCAAAGCTGTAGGGGATAAACAGCAATTAAACGTTGCTGAATTTGCTGAGATGATCCATGCAGCTGTGCAAGGGATTCAGTCTACTGGAGAGCGTTCCTTCGGACGTGGTGCCGTTGTGGGTGACAAAACCTTGATCGATGCACTCGTTCCGTGTGCCGATTCCTGGACACAAAGTGCGGAGTCTGGCGATGACTTCAAAACCGCATTTGCCAAAGGTGCAGCAGCAGCCGTTGAAGGTGCCAAGAAAACCGAAGACATCGTGGCACGTATGGGACGTGCAGGTGCCGTCGGCGATCGTAGTCTGGGCTACCCGGATGCTGGCGCGTATGCGCTGGGTGTTATTTTCACAGAATTATCTGAGTCGATGAAGTAA
- a CDS encoding siderophore ABC transporter substrate-binding protein: MRKSISSKLMFIMVAALTLVLAACSSNEPATTDTANTEATTSDAATTAPATTVEITDAHGTVTVPVHPTKVVALDNRTFETLSTWGVKLAAAPKDVMPADSPYVADESVQNIGNHREPNLELLASIQPDLVIVGQRFASYYEDIKKLVPNAAVIDLNIELEETASPGENFVNGLKDATTNLGKIFEKQEEATQLIADFDKAIEEAKAAYNGEDKIMSVVVSGGNIGFSAPLTGRVWGPLYDIFGWVPALEVDKSSSDHQGDDISVEAIAQSNPDWIFVLDRDAAVSAEEGAVPAQDVIDNSPALQNTTAITQKQIVYAPNDTYTNESIETFLELINNLTKALAKQ; this comes from the coding sequence ATGAGAAAGTCTATTTCTTCAAAATTAATGTTTATCATGGTTGCAGCTTTAACTTTGGTGTTGGCAGCTTGTTCAAGTAATGAACCTGCTACGACGGATACTGCGAATACAGAGGCTACAACTTCCGATGCTGCTACTACAGCTCCAGCCACAACAGTTGAAATTACGGATGCTCATGGAACGGTAACTGTGCCTGTACATCCAACGAAGGTCGTTGCTCTGGATAACAGAACATTTGAGACTCTGTCCACTTGGGGCGTCAAATTAGCAGCAGCGCCGAAGGATGTAATGCCTGCGGATTCACCATATGTGGCGGATGAATCGGTACAAAATATTGGGAATCATCGCGAACCAAACCTTGAACTATTGGCATCAATACAGCCTGACCTTGTCATTGTTGGTCAACGATTTGCTAGCTACTATGAAGACATCAAAAAATTAGTACCTAATGCAGCAGTGATCGACCTTAATATTGAGCTTGAAGAAACAGCATCACCTGGAGAAAACTTTGTTAATGGACTTAAAGATGCAACAACCAATCTAGGTAAAATTTTTGAAAAGCAAGAAGAAGCTACTCAATTGATTGCTGATTTTGATAAAGCTATTGAAGAAGCTAAGGCCGCTTATAACGGTGAAGATAAAATTATGAGTGTTGTCGTATCTGGTGGAAACATTGGTTTCTCGGCTCCTCTTACTGGACGCGTGTGGGGACCATTGTATGACATTTTCGGCTGGGTTCCAGCACTAGAAGTGGATAAATCTTCTTCTGATCATCAAGGTGATGATATTTCTGTTGAAGCGATCGCCCAAAGCAATCCAGATTGGATTTTCGTACTGGATCGGGATGCAGCTGTATCTGCTGAAGAAGGTGCCGTTCCGGCTCAGGACGTTATTGATAATTCACCTGCTCTGCAAAACACCACTGCTATTACTCAAAAACAAATCGTTTATGCTCCAAACGACACGTACACCAATGAATCCATCGAAACTTTCTTGGAGTTGATTAACAACCTTACGAAAGCTTTAGCTAAACAGTAA
- a CDS encoding iron chelate uptake ABC transporter family permease subunit, translating to MQKNLIPKLAGVENSQPQRHNPKKLWTIPFIIAIIATIILGITSLLIGVYDIRGQADGMEMFFITRVPRTVALMLTGAAMAMAGLVMQLITQNRLVEPTTTGTMEWSGLGIMFIYLVFPAPSLTLRMTGAIIFSFIGTMIFFMFLKKVKLRSSLVVPIIGMMLGAVISAFSTFVGLVFQMTQNIESWFAGSFSSVQIGRYEYLWLIVLVTILIFVFADRLTLAGLGEDVATSLGVNYDRIILLGTALISLAVGIVAAVIGNLPFLGLIVPNIVSMFRGDDLRSNLPWVCLLGMGSIIVCDILSRVIIMPFEIPVSMILGTVGSVVFIVILLRQRRSTRRVR from the coding sequence GTGCAGAAAAATTTAATACCAAAATTAGCTGGGGTTGAGAATTCTCAACCCCAGCGTCATAATCCCAAAAAGCTATGGACCATACCTTTTATCATTGCGATTATAGCCACTATTATTTTAGGCATTACATCACTGCTTATTGGAGTCTATGACATACGAGGACAAGCGGATGGAATGGAGATGTTCTTCATTACTCGTGTCCCAAGAACTGTTGCATTAATGCTTACCGGTGCCGCAATGGCAATGGCAGGACTGGTCATGCAGCTTATTACACAGAATCGCTTGGTGGAACCTACCACCACCGGAACAATGGAATGGTCAGGGCTGGGGATCATGTTTATATATCTGGTCTTTCCTGCCCCGAGCTTAACGCTAAGAATGACTGGTGCAATCATTTTTTCTTTTATAGGAACGATGATTTTTTTTATGTTTCTAAAGAAAGTTAAACTCCGTTCGTCTTTGGTTGTCCCCATTATTGGGATGATGCTTGGAGCTGTCATTTCTGCATTTTCAACTTTCGTTGGGCTTGTGTTCCAAATGACTCAAAATATCGAAAGCTGGTTTGCAGGCTCCTTCTCATCTGTGCAAATTGGCAGGTATGAATATTTATGGCTCATCGTATTGGTGACTATTCTTATATTTGTTTTTGCTGATCGGCTGACATTAGCCGGACTAGGGGAAGATGTCGCTACCAGTCTTGGCGTAAATTATGACAGGATCATTCTTTTGGGTACTGCGCTTATTTCACTAGCCGTTGGAATCGTTGCAGCGGTCATTGGGAACTTGCCTTTTCTAGGGTTAATTGTCCCCAATATTGTCTCCATGTTTAGGGGTGACGATCTCAGGAGCAATCTGCCATGGGTGTGCTTATTAGGGATGGGCAGCATCATTGTGTGTGATATCCTGTCTCGTGTCATTATTATGCCTTTTGAAATACCTGTCTCGATGATCCTTGGAACAGTGGGATCCGTCGTATTCATTGTCATTTTGTTAAGACAAAGGCGGTCAACAAGGAGGGTAAGATGA